One window of the Lytechinus variegatus isolate NC3 chromosome 3, Lvar_3.0, whole genome shotgun sequence genome contains the following:
- the LOC121411405 gene encoding normal mucosa of esophagus-specific gene 1 protein-like produces MGHGIGGYGIIMRLKGMANYELMPVVVIVGAVCGMAGAFSTYSLFKKTDVALFKKSTPHPWVNVQETQKQKFLTYGLEYKAKPAIEQLQREVGSRK; encoded by the exons ATGGGTCACGGTATCGGCGGTTACGGAATCATTATGAGGCTGAAAGGAATGGCAAACTACGAG TTGATGCCAGTTGTAGTCATTGTTGGTGCAGTCTGCGGGATGGCAGGGGCCTTCTCAACATATTCCTTATTCAAAAAGACTGATGTAGC GTTATTCAAGAAGTCAACCCCACATCCATGGGTTAACGTACAGGAGacacaaaaacaaaag TTCCTGACCTACGGGCTAGAATACAAGGCAAAGCCAGCAATCGAACAACTACAGAGAGAAGTAGGAAGCCGAAAGTAA